Part of the Actinomycetota bacterium genome is shown below.
TGGTTATTTACTCCTGCCTTATGTGAATCTTCCCTTTTGGGTGATTGCACTGGGAAGCCTTGCTGCAGCCGTTGCTGAGGTACTACCCCTTCCCATAGATGATAATTTCAGCGTTCCACTAATCAGTGCTGCTTCCATGCTGGTCACCAAGATATTTTGAATCGCAAGTACTCGGTTTAGATATCACCTCAGGTTTAATTCGTGGTGCGTTTTCATCTTCTTCAAAATGGGATAAGGATTTATCCAATGGTTACCTTCCTTAATCCCAAAATGAAGGTGAGGAGGTGTTCCTTTTGCGTTACCCGTGTCTCCGACATACCCGATGATTTGTCCTAATCTAACTTTATCTCCTTCTTCGATGCCACTGACCCATGTTTCCAAATGGGCATAGTAATAATATCTTTTATCTCTTCCCCGGATTCCGATGAAGTTGCCGCTGATGGGCTCGGTACCGATTTTCTCCGCTTTTCCTTCAACACAAGCATAAACAGGCGTTCCCCTTGGAGCGAAGATATCCGTGCCTTCATGTAAGTGATAAT
Proteins encoded:
- a CDS encoding M23 family metallopeptidase codes for the protein MEGVHKTKAKEQFEEMILKNRFFDRILTVAIALVITANLLVSLLFVSVVAFPELIQIRAPTRKSAYKIEYCFPVAGNCNYSNDWHAPRYVPYYHLHEGTDIFAPRGTPVYACVEGKAEKIGTEPISGNFIGIRGRDKRYYYYAHLETWVSGIEEGDKVRLGQIIGYVGDTGNAKGTPPHLHFGIKEGNHWINPYPILKKMKTHHELNLR